A genomic stretch from Coffea arabica cultivar ET-39 chromosome 10c, Coffea Arabica ET-39 HiFi, whole genome shotgun sequence includes:
- the LOC140015920 gene encoding uncharacterized protein: MTYNPSGSVEPYDLADTKDFNVPFDTLDIPGYLRKETYIAAFIACWICKFLLPSKKVDRIRPSVFKVACLMATGKRFCLAIPVLASIYHGLREIVYAPNLGECGVAFPIHYVYAWIGQYFDVYHENNQVSSHHARMTRFSGEKMAIFYGQLEAEEIFKEVNPLMLPKLCWTENEEKALIDDGSLSSRLTSYFISQRSCHLTLRKDNTFIIEKYNPCRFSRQFGFCQDIPNNLKEITHTYTLGEATQLWDSSVRTQTRSRMTIPAHRKHPLITKDYDAWWSTRSNSVSSTSFKFTVKIPQQSSKKGKITSTNESVHHNGAIEIVTGLASSTLRKNKTTSSPSKNVATKNKSSKDSRQAIKEAQPAVPAKKTPPKASKSLSATRTDKDIEIETVDDRDSIEAIEKEGTQVQDIGSTQEGVHSLASGSSSQDRHWNRSKKRTSSDLEEISFTPPLVGVSPLKPPFLEFRQEGVGNNSSPELEADDIISNNKSDEVAISTPRQLAPSGGTSSMHKKELTNSHEIRKRPKVALVSEFHGQKLIQAHRRKYLQSLWMDFRGQILDTPIEQISSLKECAEEIIAEITRTDPANGLPLKDHLMELFAKAEAYDVLASSSWERMSKETHAELLSKATVQLEKVKAKGEELTCHLQRFEEELQSIEARKKVLQQELISLEKQSLEITSTIDQKHATSKEIQAEITQAHDELSSIENASILTDDAVKELEDMKSALESYKAAVVEYKFDI; this comes from the exons atgacttACAACCCTTCTGGAAGCGTGGAGCCTTACGACCTTGCTGATACGAAGGACTTTAACGTCCCTTTCGACACACTGGACATTCCAGGATATTTAAGAAAGGAAACCTATATTGCGGCATTCATAGCGTGCTGGATTTGCAAGTTTCTTTTGCCAAGCAAAAAGGTCGATCGCATTCGCCCAAGTGTCTTTAAAGTTGCATGCTTAATGGCTACAGGGAAAAGATTTTGTCTTGCAATTCCCGTCCTTGCGAGCATATATCATGGGTTGAGGGAGATCGTCTACGCCCCTAACCTTGGAGAATGCGGGGTAGCTTTTCCAATCCATTACGTCTATGCTTGGATTGGCCAATACTTTGACGTATATCACGAGAATAATCAAGTGAGTAGCCATCACGCACGCATGACGAGATTTAGTGGTGAGAAAATGGCAATATTTTATGGTCAATTGGAAGCtgaggaaattttcaaagaagTGAATCCTTTGATGCTCCCTAAATTGTGCTGGACTGAGAATGAAGAAAAGGCGTTGATCGATGACGGATCCTTATCATCAAGACTCACGAGCTATTTCATTAGTCAACGCTCTTGCCATTTAACTCTACGTAAGGACaatacttttattattgaaaaatataatcctTGCAGGTTTAGCAGACAATTCGGTTTTTGTCAAGACATTCCCAACAACTTGAAAGAAATCACTCACACCTACACTTTGGGCGAGGCTACCCAACTATGGGATTCTTCAGTTCGCACACAGACGCGATCTCGGATGACTATACCCGCGCATAGGAAGCATCCATTGATCACAAAAGACTATGACGCCTGGTGGTCGACTCGGTCAAAtagtgtctcttcaacttcctttAAATTCACCGTTAAGATCCCTCAGCAATCATCGAAGAAGGGTAAGATTACCTCCACTAACGAGTCAGTGCATCATAATGGAGCTATAGAGATTGTAACGGGTCTTGCCTCATCCACCCTGCGAAAGAACAAAACAACTAGCAGTCCCTCGAAAAATGTTGCTACAAAAAATAAGTCTTCCAAGGACTCTCGGCAGGCCATCAAAGAGGCGCAACCAGCGGTTCCAGCGAAGAAGACGCCGCCCAAAGCTTCGAAATCCTTATCGGCAACTCGTACTGATAAAGATATCGAAATTGAAACGGTGGACGATCGTGATTCTATCGAGGCTATAGAAAAGGAAGGAACTCAAGTTCAGGACATCGGATCTACCCAAGAAGGGGTCCATTCATTGGCGAGCGGTAGTAGTAGTCAAGATCGTCATTGGAACCGATCGAAAAAGAGGACATCTTCTGATTTGGAGGAGATTTCCTTTACACCACCGTTGGTCGGAGTGTCGCCACTTAAG ccCCCGTTTCTTGAATTCCGTCAAGAAGGTGTTGGTAACAATTCATCACCCGAACTCGAAGCTGATGATATAATCTCAAACAACAAGAGTGACGAAGTAGCTATCAGTACTCCAAGACAACTTGCCCCCAGTGGAGGTACTTCGTCAATGCATAAGAAGGAGCTGACTAATTCACACGAAATTCGAAAAAGGCCTAAGGTGGCATTGGTTTCAGAATTTCATGGTCAAAAGTTGATCCAGGCACATCGAAGAAAGTACTTGCAAAGCTTATGGATGGATTTCCGCGGACAGATTCTTGACACTCCAATTGAGCAGATCTCTTCTTTAAAAGAGTGTGCAGAGGAAATCATTGCAGAAATCACAAGAACGGATCCCGCCAATGGTCTCCCTTTAAAAGACCACTTGATGGAATTGTTTGCCAAGGCGGAGGCTTATGATGTTCTAGCATCTTCATCGTGGGAAAGGATGAGCAAAGAAACACATGCAGAACTCCTTTCCAAAGCGACCGTCCAACTCGAGAAAGTTAAGGCAAAGGGAGAAGAGCTAACTTGTCATTTGCAACGTTTTGAAGAAGAGTTACAATCCATTGAAGCCAGGAAGAAGGTTCTACAACAGGAACTCATCAGTTTGGAGAAGCAAAGCTTGGAAATCACGTCAACTATCGATCAAAAGCACGCGACTTCCAAAGAGATCCAAGCCGAAATAACCCAAGCGCATGATGAGCTATCTTCCATTGAAAACGCTAGCATCTTGACTGATGATGCTGTGAAGGAACTTGAAGACATGAAGTCTGCACTTGAATCATATAAAGCAGCTGTAGTGGAatacaaatttgatatttag